A stretch of Triticum aestivum cultivar Chinese Spring chromosome 1D, IWGSC CS RefSeq v2.1, whole genome shotgun sequence DNA encodes these proteins:
- the LOC123181665 gene encoding uncharacterized protein: MAASAPRPRQRRLAVPILLALLHLFLAPPRCQAAAMDLLPRRLAWSLMGDTVHSAVDLLPTFVAFAAPGGPAAAWRGACFAENEAVLSLTPGPRGSNSTAAGLGGAVLRLKTASAQSWTCMDLYVFATPYRIGWDYYTRAHQHTFEIKSWEEAGEMEYVKLHGVAIFLMPSGMLGTLLSLIDVIPLFSNTIWGQDANLAFLQKHMGASFNKRSQPWAANIHKEDVHSGDFLALSKIRGRWGGFQTLEKWVTGAFAGHTAVCLKDENGTLWVAESGYENKKGEEVIAIVPWDEWWGVALKDDSNPQVALLPLHPDVRSRFNESAAWEFARSMYGKPYGYHNMIFSWIDTMSENYPPPLDANLVMAAMSMWTRLQPHYASNMWNEALNKRLGTEQLDLHGIISETERRGMSFNQLLTIPEQDEWEYSDGKSTTCVAFILAMYKAAGVFAPFTESIQVTEFTIRDAYMLRIFEDNRTRLPGWCNGDADGLPFCQILGEYKMELPEYNTIQPYANMNENCPSSPPTYDRPLRC, from the exons CAGGCCGCGGCAATGGACCTTCTGCCGCGCCGGCTAGCGTGGTCGCTCATGGGCGACACCGTACACagcgccgtcgacctcctcccgaCCTTCGTCGCCTTCGCGGCGCCCGGCGGCCCCGCGGCCGCCTGGCGCGGCGCGTGCTTCGCGGAGAACGAGGCGGTCCTCAGCCTCACGCCTGGTCCCCGTGGAAGCAACAGCACGGCCGCCGGCCTTGGCGGCGCCGTCCTACGCCTCAAG ACTGCTTCGGCTCAGAGCTGGACATGCATGGACCTGTATGTATTTGCAACGCCGTACAGGATAGGATGGGATTACTACACCAGAGCACATCAACACACCTTCGAGATCAAATCATGGGAGGAAGCAGGAGAAATGGAATAT GTGAAGCTGCATGGGGTCGCCATTTTTCTCATGCCATCCGGAATGCTCGGCACACTGTTATCTCTGATCGATGTGATTCCGCTGTTTTCGAACACCATTTGGGGACAGGATGCGAATTTGGCATTTCTTCAGAAGCACATGGGGGCTTCATTTAACAAGCGTTCTCAGCCTTGGGCTGCCAACATACATAAAGAGGATGTGCACTCTGGTGATTTCTTGGCTCTTTCCAAGATTCGAGGGCGATGGGGTGGGTTTCAGACCTTGGAGAAATGGGTGACTGGTGCATTTGCTGGGCATACTGCGGTTTGCTTGAAAGATGAGAACGGCACACTATGGGTTGCAGAATCAGGTTACGAAAATAAAAAG GGTGAAGAAGTCATTGCTATAGTTCCATGGGATGAATGGTGGGGAGTGGCACTCAAAGATGACTCGAATCCACAGGTAGCATTGCTGCCCTTGCACCCTGACGTGAGGTCCAGATTCAATGAAAGTGCTGCATGGGAATTCGCCCGAAGCATGTATGGAAAACCCTATGGCTATCATAATATGATATTTAGTTGGATTGATACAATGTCGGAAAATTATCCCCCACCTCTTGATGCTAACCTG GTAATGGCGGCTATGTCGATGTGGACCAGATTACAACCACACTATGCTTCAAACATGTGGAACGAGGCTCTTAATAAGCGACTTGGGACTGAG CAACTTGACTTGCATGGCATCATCAGCGAGACGGAGCGACGGGGCATGTCTTTCAACCAGCTGCTGACCATACCGGAGCAGGACGAGTGGGAGTACAGCGACGGCAAGTCGACGACCTGCGTCGCCTTCATCCTCGCGATGTACAAGGCGGCTGGGGTGTTCGCTCCCTTCACGGAGTCCATCCAGGTCACGGAGTTCACC ATCCGGGACGCGTACATGCTGAGGATCTTCGAGGACAACCGGACGAGGCTGCCGGGGTGGTGCAACGGCGACGCGGACGGGCTGCCCTTCTGCCAGATCCTCGGGGAGTACAAGATGGAGCTCCCGGAGTACAACACCATCCAGCCCTACGCCAACATGAACGAGAACTGCCCCTCCTCGCCGCCCACCTACGACAGGCCGCTGCGCTGTTGA